From the genome of Virgibacillus siamensis, one region includes:
- the qoxB gene encoding cytochrome aa3 quinol oxidase subunit I: protein MGLDQLLVTGEPLIYAGMVAIVLVSSAIIFILTYFKKWTWLWREWLTTVDHKKIGIMYLLSALAMLFRGGMDALMMRVQLAFPSMNFLGAQHYDEIFTTHGTVMIIFMAMPFLIGLMNIIVPLQIGARDFAFPYVNAISFWSFFFGAMLFNLSFVIGGSPDAGWTSYTPLAGAAMSPGPGQNFYLMGLQLAGIGTLATGINLMVTILKMRAPGMKMFQMPIFTWSTLITTFIIIFAFPILTVNLALLTIDRIFDSHFFTLAGEGLPMMWANLFWMWGHPEVYIVILPAFGIFSEVIATFARKRLFGYNVMVWSIIVIAGLSFTTWVHHFFTMGTGAFVNSVFSISTMLIAVPTGVKIFNWLATMYKSKMEFTSPMLWSLAFVPSFVIGGITGVMLGMAATDYQYHNSYFLVAHFHYVLIPGTVFACFAGLVFWYPKMFGHKLNETLSKWAFWFFVIGFHVCFLPQFFVGLDGMRRRVFHSVPEWFTLNFLSTIGAFGMGVGFAIFVYAIYYSFRYSEREKTGDSWDGRTLEWATPTPIPSYNFATLPDNVGYDALLEMKKNGETTYDESKLEPIHMPSSSGKPFIMMLILFFASFALVFEWVTAAAIFLAGGIIMMILRSFEYDEGYHIEVDEIKRFERSARGLDDE from the coding sequence ATGGGGCTTGATCAATTGCTTGTAACGGGTGAACCGTTGATTTACGCGGGTATGGTTGCTATTGTTCTGGTGTCATCAGCAATCATTTTCATCCTTACCTATTTCAAAAAATGGACTTGGCTGTGGCGTGAATGGCTAACCACAGTTGACCATAAAAAAATTGGAATTATGTATCTTTTGAGTGCATTGGCAATGTTGTTCCGCGGAGGAATGGACGCTCTGATGATGCGTGTGCAGCTTGCATTTCCAAGTATGAATTTCCTTGGTGCACAGCACTATGATGAGATATTTACAACACATGGAACTGTAATGATTATCTTTATGGCGATGCCGTTTTTAATCGGCTTAATGAATATTATTGTTCCATTACAGATTGGAGCCCGCGACTTTGCATTTCCATACGTGAATGCAATTAGTTTCTGGTCATTTTTCTTCGGGGCAATGCTGTTTAACCTTTCATTTGTAATCGGGGGTTCACCTGATGCAGGCTGGACGAGTTACACACCACTTGCAGGAGCGGCAATGAGTCCCGGACCCGGACAGAACTTTTATTTAATGGGTCTTCAATTAGCCGGTATTGGTACACTGGCAACAGGTATTAACTTGATGGTAACCATTTTGAAAATGCGGGCACCTGGTATGAAAATGTTTCAGATGCCGATTTTCACATGGTCCACATTGATTACAACGTTTATTATCATTTTTGCTTTTCCGATTTTGACGGTAAACTTGGCACTTTTAACCATTGACCGTATTTTCGATTCCCATTTCTTTACATTGGCAGGAGAAGGCTTGCCTATGATGTGGGCTAACTTATTCTGGATGTGGGGACATCCGGAAGTTTATATCGTTATATTACCGGCATTCGGTATTTTCTCGGAGGTTATTGCAACCTTTGCACGGAAGAGACTGTTTGGCTATAACGTTATGGTTTGGTCGATTATCGTTATTGCCGGACTGAGTTTTACGACGTGGGTGCACCATTTCTTTACAATGGGTACAGGCGCATTTGTCAATTCGGTATTTTCCATTTCAACGATGCTGATTGCCGTGCCTACCGGGGTAAAGATATTCAACTGGCTGGCAACGATGTACAAATCAAAAATGGAGTTTACATCACCAATGCTTTGGTCACTTGCATTTGTTCCAAGCTTTGTTATCGGTGGTATTACCGGTGTTATGCTTGGAATGGCGGCGACGGATTACCAGTATCATAACTCGTACTTCCTGGTGGCGCATTTCCACTATGTCCTGATACCTGGAACTGTATTTGCCTGTTTCGCGGGACTGGTTTTCTGGTATCCGAAAATGTTCGGGCATAAATTGAATGAAACATTAAGCAAATGGGCTTTCTGGTTCTTTGTTATTGGTTTCCATGTATGCTTCCTGCCACAGTTTTTCGTGGGATTGGATGGAATGCGTAGAAGAGTTTTCCATTCTGTACCAGAGTGGTTTACGCTTAATTTCCTTTCAACGATTGGCGCATTTGGCATGGGAGTTGGATTTGCCATCTTCGTATATGCAATTTATTACAGCTTCCGTTACAGTGAACGGGAAAAAACAGGCGATTCGTGGGATGGCAGAACGCTTGAGTGGGCTACGCCGACACCAATTCCTTCCTATAATTTTGCAACGTTACCGGACAATGTCGGTTACGACGCGTTATTGGAAATGAAGAAAAATGGTGAAACGACTTATGATGAAAGTAAATTGGAACCAATTCATATGCCAAGCAGTTCAGGGAAACCGTTTATCATGATGCTGATTCTGTTCTTCGCCAGTTTTGCTCTTGTATTTGAGTGGGTAACTGCTGCAGCAATCTTTCTGGCAGGCGGAATTATAATGATGATCCTGAGGTCCTTTGAGTATGATGAAGGTTATCATATTGAAGTGGATGAAATTAAACGCTTTGAACGTTCAGCAAGGGGGTTAGATGATGAGTGA
- the qoxC gene encoding cytochrome aa3 quinol oxidase subunit III has protein sequence MSEQNLKTGPLEYRTEHGRLNITGFWIFLAAEVVLFSTLFATYAVMFGRTADGPVPSEIFEAKSALLMTFILLTSSFTCGVGIHEMRRGNTKGLITWLIITLLLGFSFLGLEIEEFYKYATHEGATLQTSAYWSSFFILAGTHGLHVTFGTGWMIMLIIQLFQRGITNFSSHKVFIIGLYWHFLDVVWIFLFTCIYLFGMVM, from the coding sequence ATGAGTGAACAAAATCTTAAAACCGGCCCGTTGGAATACCGCACGGAGCATGGGAGATTGAATATTACTGGTTTTTGGATTTTCCTTGCTGCCGAGGTTGTACTATTCTCAACTTTGTTTGCAACATATGCAGTAATGTTTGGACGTACCGCTGATGGCCCGGTGCCAAGTGAAATTTTCGAAGCAAAGAGTGCCCTGCTGATGACGTTCATCCTTTTGACAAGCAGTTTTACTTGCGGTGTTGGAATTCACGAAATGCGCCGAGGAAACACAAAGGGTTTAATTACTTGGCTGATTATTACTTTACTGTTGGGATTTTCATTCCTTGGACTTGAGATTGAGGAATTTTATAAATACGCAACACATGAAGGTGCGACCCTGCAAACAAGTGCTTACTGGTCTTCGTTTTTCATACTGGCCGGGACACACGGATTGCACGTGACATTCGGTACCGGTTGGATGATTATGCTCATTATCCAGCTGTTTCAGCGAGGTATTACAAACTTTTCGAGCCATAAGGTATTTATCATTGGACTTTACTGGCATTTCTTGGACGTAGTTTGGATTTTCCTTTTTACTTGTATCTATTTGTTTGGGATGGTGATGTAA
- a CDS encoding cytochrome C oxidase subunit IV family protein — MDKKHSGKIPVKHIIGFALSLILTIAAAWVALDSGLSDGWIIAGTLTMAVIQAAIQLFLFMHLTETEGVGHGPWNMMFHASIMVGIVVAGSLFTMIWAFDMGDMDMDSQHQNMQQEQMDHEMDDM; from the coding sequence ATGGATAAAAAACATTCAGGAAAAATACCAGTTAAGCACATAATAGGTTTTGCACTGTCACTTATACTGACAATTGCCGCTGCCTGGGTAGCGCTCGACTCGGGTCTGTCTGATGGCTGGATTATTGCTGGGACACTTACGATGGCAGTTATACAAGCGGCCATTCAACTATTCCTGTTTATGCATTTGACCGAGACAGAAGGTGTTGGCCATGGACCATGGAATATGATGTTTCACGCTTCGATAATGGTCGGCATTGTTGTAGCTGGTTCCTTGTTCACTATGATATGGGCTTTTGATATGGGCGATATGGACATGGACAGCCAGCATCAAAATATGCAGCAGGAACAAATGGATCACGAAATGGATGACATGTAA
- the ectA gene encoding diaminobutyrate acetyltransferase translates to MVKTREKTDDFHFQIPSKDDGAAVWELVEGTGVLDVNSSYSYLMWCEIFSETSIVVKKEDEVVGFISGFIRPDKPDTLFIWQVAVDEKQRGHGLATRMLFELLDRNCCNDVRYVEATVSPSNIASQHLFMGLANKMDTNCVVGNYFLSIDFPRTGHEDESLYKIGPFEYQK, encoded by the coding sequence ATGGTAAAAACTAGGGAAAAAACGGACGATTTTCATTTTCAAATCCCTTCCAAGGATGATGGAGCTGCCGTATGGGAGCTTGTGGAAGGCACAGGGGTGCTTGACGTAAACTCTTCGTACAGCTATCTCATGTGGTGTGAAATCTTTTCAGAAACTTCCATCGTTGTAAAAAAAGAGGATGAAGTAGTCGGATTTATATCCGGGTTCATTCGTCCGGATAAGCCGGATACGCTCTTTATTTGGCAGGTGGCAGTAGATGAAAAGCAGCGAGGTCATGGTCTTGCAACGAGAATGTTGTTTGAATTGCTGGATCGGAATTGCTGCAATGATGTCCGCTACGTGGAAGCGACAGTTTCACCGTCAAATATTGCTTCACAGCATCTGTTCATGGGACTTGCCAACAAGATGGATACGAATTGTGTGGTCGGAAATTACTTTTTATCCATTGATTTCCCGCGAACAGGTCATGAGGACGAATCTTTGTATAAGATTGGACCTTTTGAATATCAAAAATAA